The Impatiens glandulifera chromosome 3, dImpGla2.1, whole genome shotgun sequence genome contains a region encoding:
- the LOC124932219 gene encoding THO complex subunit 7A-like gives MLAKTRKVAAKGEAMVSHYAFAPLEDDIIIKHRLLTRTTTTRGEPPLKKLQKKFTSFVLEIEKDTNNNLDCEKLAKAFLQELASFELPLLKSKAVVDSNLREKENFNELEDEINRQILQAQADIKDLKEELEVAKIERKHKEECESIRKLIALQPPRSDTQKIITELEKEIVRMEAENVASSRTLELRKKQFALLLQVVDELQNTIEDEQKCMIEDLNRIANDEIESAGKDAAGDYEAMVVD, from the exons ATGTTGGCGAAAACTAGAAAAGTTGCAGCTAAGGGAGAAGCAATGGTCTCACATTATGCTTTTGCTCCGCTTGAAGACGATATCATAATAAAACATCGGCTTCTAACACGAACTACCACCACTAGGGGTGAACCTCCATTGAAGAAGCTTCAAAAGAAGTTCACTTCTTTTGTTCTTGAGATCGAAAAGGACACGAATAACAATCTTGATTGTGAAAAACTTGCAAAAGCTTTCTTGCAGGAATTAGCATCATTTGAGCTCCCACTGCTCAAGAGCAAAGCAGTTGTGGATTCTAACTTGAGGGAGAAGGAGAACTTTAACGAGTTAGAAGACGAGATAAACAGACAGATTCTTCAGGCGCAGGCTGATATAAAAGATCTGAAGGAAGAACTAGAAGTGGCTAAAATCGAAAGGAAGCACAAAGAAGAGTGTGAATCAATCAGGAAATTGATTGCTTTACAACCACCAAGGTCGGATACCCAAAAGATAATAACTGAATTAGAGAAGGAGATTGTAAGGATGGAAGCTGAGAATGTTGCTAGTTCAAGGACCTTGGAACTCCGCAAGAAACAGTTTGCTCTTCTATTACAAGTG GTGGATGAGCTTCAGAACACAATTGAGGACGAACAAAAGTGTATGATTGAAGATTTAAACCGGATAGCAAATGACGAAATTGAGAGCGCGGGAAAGGATGCTGCAGGTGATTATGAAGCAATGGTGGTTGATTag
- the LOC124931919 gene encoding uncharacterized protein LOC124931919 translates to MTNVFNAIGLWFQKKVVDPLGVILRKGAEPKQLAFSTALGFVLGVFPICGVTFFLCGMAIALLGSFCHAPTVMLSNFVATPIELSLMVPFLRLGEAISGGDHFPLTTDALKKILTGHASREVLESIYHALLGWLVASPFIVIALYILCLPIFKILIVRFNPPLSSL, encoded by the exons ATGACGAATGTTTTCAATGCAATTGGTCTCTGGTTCCAGAAAAAAGTAGTCGACCCGCTTGGTGTCATCTTGAGAAA GGGTGCTGAGCCGAAGCAATTGGCATTCTCTACCGCTCTTGGCTTTGTTTTAGGAGTATTTCCTATATGTG GTGTCACCTTCTTTCTCTGTGGGATGGCTATAGCATTGCTTGGATCTTTTTGTCATGCACCAACAGTGATGCTATCTAACTTTGTTGCAACTCCAATAGAACTGAG TCTGATGGTTCCCTTCTTACGGCTCGGTGAAGCTATCTCTGGTGGAGATCATTTTCCCTTGACTACGGatgctttaaaaaaaatcttgactGGACATGCTTCACGTGAAGTCCTAGAAAGTATTTACCATGCG TTATTGGGTTGGCTTGTGGCATCTCCATTCATCGTGATTGCACTTTACATATTGTGTTTGCCGATTTTCAAGATCCTTATTGTGAGGTTCAATCCCCCGCTATCATCATTATAA
- the LOC124931925 gene encoding aspartic proteinase 36-like produces MVMDLRRETRLAVVGLSLLVLELFLGSPNFVNANAVFRVQHKFGAGGGDRERRLSSFKAHDVRRHQGRVLAADIPLGGDGSPTATALYYTRIGIGSPSQSYYVQVDTGSDILWVNCAGCTKCPKTSDLGVELRLYDPTSSSTSKEVTCDQEFCSVVFGDALGECKVGSSCPYTVTYGDGSSTAGYFVKDIVQLDKPSGNLQTTILNGSVSFGCASKQSGQLGSTSEALDGIVGFGQSNSSMISQLSLAGKVKKIFAHCLDGDLGGGIFAIGEVVQPKVNSTPIIPNQQHYNVKLKGIEVDKTPIKLTHSLFGSPDRGAIVDSGTTLAYLPDEIFNPLMAQILDGKSDLKFMHVDDQFTCFTYSTDVDEGFPPVKLTFDQELTMTVYPRDYLFRVRDDTWCFGWMNSGIENKDGQEMLLLGDMVLANKLVLYDLENQTIGWTDYNCSQPIKIKDEETGGIYDVGYHILSSGDVVASGWLVMMLSFSLVAFLVHNFDYNELLV; encoded by the exons ATGGTGATGGATCTCAGAAGAGAGACGAGATTAGCGGTGGTTGGTCTGTCTCTTTTGGTGCTAGAATTGTTTCTGGGTTCTCCCAATTTCGTTAACGCCAACGCGGTCTTCAGAGTTCAGCACAAATTTGGCGCTGGTGGTGGTGATCGCGAGAGGCGTTTGAGTTCGTTCAAAGCCCATGATGTTCGTCGTCACCAAGGCAGAGTCTTGGCCGCTGATATCCCTTTGGGTGGCGATGGAAGTCCCACAGCAACAGC GCTGTATTACACAAGAATTGGAATTGGGTCTCCATCGCAGAGCTACTATGTGCAAGTTGACACAGGAAGTGATATTTTGTGGGTGAATTGTGCCGGCTGCACTAAATGTCCAAAGACAAGTGATCTTGGT GTAGAACTAAGGCTATATGATCCAACCAGCTCATCAACTTCAAAAGAAGTCACATGTGATCAAGAATTCTGCAGTGTGGTTTTTGGAGATGCTCTTGGTGAGTGTAAAGTTGGATCAAGCTGTCCATATACTGTTACATATGGAGATGGGAGTTCAACCGCTGGATATTTTGTGAAGGATATTGTACAGTTGGATAAGCCATCTGGAAATCTTCAAACCacaattttgaatggtagtGTTTCATTCGG GTGTGCAAGTAAACAATCTGGGCAGCTTGGTTCGACTTCAGAAGCTCTTGATGGGATAGTTGGTTTTGGACAATCCAACTCTTCAATGATTTCTCAGCTTTCATTGGCTGGAAAGGTTAAAAAGATTTTTGCACATTGTTTGGATGGTGATCTAGGAGGTGGGATTTTTGCTATTGGAGAAGTGGTGCAGCCCAAAGTCAATTCTACTCCAATAATTCCTAACCA GCAACATTACAATGTAAAGTTGAAGGGAATTGAGGTAGACAAGACTCCCATAAAGCTTACACATAGTCTATTCGGTAGCCCAGATAGAGGGGCGATTGTTGATAGTGGTACTACTTTGGCATATCTTCCAGATGAGATCTTCAATCCATTAATGGCTCAG ATATTGGATGGAAAATCCGATTTGAAGTTCATGCATGTAGATGATCAATTCACATGTTTTACATACAGTACAGA TGTAGACGAAGGATTCCCACCTGTCAAACTCACTTTCGACCAAGAACTTACTATGACAGTTTATCCAAGAGACTACTTGTTCCGAGTTCGC GATGACACCTGGTGTTTCGGTTGGATGAATAGCGGTATCGAAAACAAGGATGGGCAGGAGATGTTACTTCTGGGAG ATATGGTACTTGCAAATAAACTTGTTTTGTATGATCTTGAGAACCAAACTATTGGGTGGACAGACTATAACT GTTCACAGCCGATAAAGATAAAGGACGAGGAGACAGGTGGTATTTACGACGTTGGCTACCATATTCTCTCTTCGGGTGATGTTGTAGCTTCCGGATGGCTTGTTATGATGTTATCGTTTTCATTAGTCGCGTTCTTAGTGCACAATTTCGATTACAATGAGCTGCTGGTGTAG